A window of Belonocnema kinseyi isolate 2016_QV_RU_SX_M_011 chromosome 9, B_treatae_v1, whole genome shotgun sequence contains these coding sequences:
- the LOC117180510 gene encoding SCAN domain-containing protein 3-like — protein sequence MPIMIDAVREIFGEDAAVKTSKMPHLNNIVHPRIEETSIDVKKQLKLSVGKSPFFYVQFDESVDVSGAAQLLCYIKYEGEEEIEERMLFFLALPGRTTGECLFLAMIDKVHFFEFEWNKCVAICTDGAAAMTGKHVGFVKRILELAPNAKWIHSMNHRYALAVKPLPGDLMSVMEVCVSIVNYIKTSSLKTRIFKELCSEL from the coding sequence ATGCCCATAATGATCGACGCTGTTCGCGAAATCTTTGGAGAAGATGCTGCTGTAAAGACCTCGAAAATGCCTCATTTGAACAATATAGTTCATCCAAGAATTGAGGAGACGTCAATTGACGTGAAGAAGCAGTTAAAATTGTCCGTGGGTAAAAGTCCCTTTTTCTATGTGCAATTTGATGAATCAGTTGATGTCTCCGGTGCTGCTCAGCTTCTCTGCTACATCAAGTACGAAGGAGAGGAAGAGATCGAGGAGAGAATGCTGTTCTTTTTGGCGCTACCGGGAAGAACTACAGGAGAGTGTCTTTTCCTGGCGATGATCgacaaagttcatttttttgaattcgaGTGGAACAAATGTGTTGCCATTTGCACAGACGGAGCTGCTGCGATGACTGGGAAACATGTAGGGTTTGTAAAACGTATTTTAGAATTAGCACCAAATGCGAAATGGATACATTCCATGAATCACAGATATGCACTGGCTGTGAAACCTCTACCCGGGGATTTAATGTCTGTGATGGAGGTATGTGTCAGTATCGttaattacataaaaacttcATCTTTAAAGACTCGTATATTCAAAGAACTATGCTCCGAATTGTGA